A single region of the Oscillospiraceae bacterium genome encodes:
- a CDS encoding TVP38/TMEM64 family protein: MNRQKRKNFLIFLKFAALIAIIIAIPLITVLYFPDVLEFFKDTQRIDALLEEHKTTGFIIYILLQILQVVISVIPGEVVQLAGGYMYGIIFGTLFSLVGITLGTIISFYFSRFMGKAAVEKLFGEEKIAQFTEKLNKKRARLIIFVFFLIPAIPKDLIVYAAGVSSVSAREFFILSMLGRIPALTVSMAMGKMVRTGNYISLIILAAVATVIFIICIIFRKKVLDLLERIIEKK; this comes from the coding sequence ATGAATCGACAAAAAAGGAAAAATTTTCTTATTTTTTTAAAGTTTGCGGCACTTATAGCAATTATTATTGCTATTCCTTTAATAACAGTGCTGTATTTCCCCGATGTTCTGGAGTTTTTCAAGGACACTCAAAGAATTGATGCTCTGTTGGAAGAACACAAAACAACAGGCTTCATTATCTATATTCTGCTTCAGATTTTGCAGGTGGTTATTTCCGTTATTCCGGGAGAGGTTGTTCAGCTTGCGGGCGGATATATGTACGGCATTATTTTCGGCACCCTCTTTTCCCTTGTAGGAATTACTTTGGGAACAATTATTTCCTTTTATTTTTCACGCTTTATGGGAAAAGCGGCAGTCGAAAAGCTTTTCGGAGAAGAAAAAATTGCCCAGTTTACTGAAAAGCTTAACAAAAAAAGAGCAAGACTGATAATTTTTGTCTTTTTTTTAATTCCGGCAATTCCCAAGGATTTAATTGTATACGCCGCAGGGGTTTCCTCTGTGTCTGCCAGAGAGTTTTTTATACTTTCAATGCTTGGCAGAATTCCTGCTCTTACTGTTTCAATGGCTATGGGCAAAATGGTACGGACGGGAAATTATATCTCTCTTATTATTTTGGCGGCAGTTGCCACCGTTATCTTTATAATTTGCATTATATTCAGAAAAAAAGTGCTTGATTTATTGGAAAGAATTATTGAGAAAAAATAG